Proteins from a single region of Hordeum vulgare subsp. vulgare chromosome 6H, MorexV3_pseudomolecules_assembly, whole genome shotgun sequence:
- the LOC123406289 gene encoding protein TIFY 6b-like yields MEMDFLGPRSAPRHAMPLVVRRDAEDDGEPWCFASPAHFAYPDVRAAAHRHHPTAPSYQVHAPPAPPLHPQAFPCAIPASSLQLQGPQVVHSAAYTPDQRCSAAQLTIFYAGSVHVFDNVTKEKADQITFMAAKAAQAGGSPPVRRALRHSESAPVPYKRKHMPLARARSDPVHPSQQTLFMLPPKDVPLARSASLARFLERRKRKQRSANAATPYSRREISPGSGDTFHMVSPGNTTLSGNTELSWFFGDDKAGSRDEEALDTELKM; encoded by the exons ATGGAGATGGACTTTCTGGGCCCACGATCGGCGCCGCGGCATGCGATGCCGCTCGTGGTGCGACGCGATGCCGAGGACGACGGCGAGCCCTGGTGTTTCGCTTCACCGGCACACTTCGCGTATCCGGACGTGCGCGCGGCGGCCCATCGCCACCACCCGACGGCGCCGTCATACCAG GTGCAcgcgccgccggcgccgccgctgcATCCCCAGGCCTTCCCGTGCGCCATTCCCGCCTCGTCTCTGCAACTGCAAGGGCCGCAGGTAGTCCACAGTGCAGCGTACACGCCGGATCAGAG GTGCTCCGCGGCGCAGCTGACGATATTCTACGCAGGTTCAGTGCATGTGTTCGACAACGTGACCAAGGAAAAG GCCGATCAGATCACGTTCATGGCCGCGAAGGCAGCTCAAGCGGGCGGCAGCCCTCCCGTCCGTCGGGCGCTGCGGCATTCGGAATCGGCTCCGGTCCCGTACAAAAGAAAGCATATGCCGTTGGCGAGAGCTCGCAGCGATCCTGTGCATCCTTCGCAACAGACATTGTTCATGCTGCCGCCTAAAG ATGTTCCGCTGGCCAGGAGTGCGTCCCTCGCCCGCTTCCTCGAGAGACGCAAGCGAAAGCAAAG GTCAGCAAATGCAGCAACGCCTTACTCCCGCAGGGAGATATCCCCCGGTAGCGGGGATACTTTCCATATGGTCTCTCCAGGAAACACAACACTGTCCGGCAACACCGAACTGTCATGGTTCTTTGGAGACGACAAGGCCGGGAGTCGCGACGAGGAGGCGCTGGACACGGAGCTCAAGATGTAG
- the LOC123405661 gene encoding fe(2+) transport protein 1-like produces the protein MAAEAREILGWRLGAPDLGCAWVVEVGASGYRHRRPTISLTCIGLGMGASQSMCTIRPLVAAICFHQMFEGMGLGGCILQAEYDARMKAGLVFFFATTMSFGVVLGLALTGVYRDNSPTALVVVGLHNAASARLLHYMALIELLAADFLGPKLHGSVRLQLVCLAAVLLGVGAMPRPSAIVLQASAACFPDPPPEHHFQPDPAKSGR, from the exons ATGGCGGCCGAGGCTCGCGAGATCCTAGGCTGGCGGCTGGGGGCGCCGGATCTCGGGTGCGCGTGGGTCGTCGAGGTCGGCGCCAGTGG GTACAGGCACAGAAGACCAACCATCAGTCTTACCTGCATTGGGCTGGGTATGGGCGCATCGCAGAGCATGTGCACCATCCGGCCATTGGTGGCGGCCATCTGCTTCCACCAGATGTTCGAGGGCATGGGCCTCGGCGGCTGCATCCTCCAGGCGGAGTACGACGCAAGGATGAAGGCCGGGCTGGTCTTCTTCTTTGCCACCACCATGTCGTTCGGGGTCGTGCTGGGACTGGCGCTCACCGGGGTGTACCGGGACAACAGCCCCACGGCGCTCGTCGTCGTCGGCCTGCACAACGCCGCCTCCGCGCGGCTGCTCCACTACATGGCACTCATCGAGCTCCTTGCCGCCGACTTCCTGGGGCCCAAGCTGCATGGCAGCGTCCGGCTCCAGCTCGTCTgcctcgccgccgtcctcctcggcgTCGGCGCCATGCCACGTCCGTCAGCAATCGTGCTCCAAGCTTCGGCCGCCTGCTTTCCAGATCCACCCCCTGAGCACCACTTCCAACCGGATCCAGCAAAATCCGGCAGGTAA